One part of the Oceanidesulfovibrio indonesiensis genome encodes these proteins:
- a CDS encoding BadF/BadG/BcrA/BcrD ATPase family protein, translating into MTSTYLGIDVGSVTTKAVAVDADTGAMLESLYIRTCGDPVGSIRDALARIREALPGIRVLGAGTTGSGRTLAAKLVGAGLIKNEITAHTAAAIAIQPEVRTILEIGGQDAKIIIVQDGIAVDFAMNSVCAAGTGSFLDQQAGRLGISVEEMGRIALTSDSPAAISGRCTVFAETDMIHKQQIGIPRPDIIAGLCASLVRNYLGTVARGKPLEAPVVFQGGVAANPAIVQEFRRQTGLDVEVSPHYGVTGALGVALLARRAGPGKSFTGFEILEREYRIDTFVCGSCEEACTVLTLHSEGKTPTHWNDRCGKYSGKTPAGDAR; encoded by the coding sequence ATGACAAGTACCTATCTTGGAATTGACGTCGGCTCCGTAACCACAAAGGCCGTGGCCGTGGACGCCGACACCGGCGCCATGCTGGAATCGCTCTATATCCGCACCTGTGGCGATCCCGTGGGCTCCATCCGGGATGCTCTGGCCCGCATCCGCGAAGCCCTGCCGGGCATCAGAGTCCTGGGAGCCGGAACAACCGGCAGCGGTCGCACCCTGGCAGCCAAGCTGGTGGGCGCAGGACTCATCAAGAACGAGATCACCGCTCACACCGCCGCGGCAATCGCCATACAACCCGAGGTGCGCACCATCCTGGAAATCGGCGGGCAGGACGCCAAGATCATCATCGTCCAGGACGGCATTGCCGTGGATTTCGCCATGAACTCGGTCTGCGCCGCCGGTACAGGTTCCTTCCTGGATCAACAGGCCGGCCGCCTCGGCATCAGCGTGGAGGAAATGGGCCGCATCGCCCTCACATCCGATAGCCCGGCCGCCATCTCCGGCCGCTGCACCGTTTTCGCGGAAACGGACATGATACACAAACAGCAGATCGGCATTCCACGACCGGACATCATTGCCGGATTGTGCGCTTCCCTGGTGCGCAACTATCTGGGCACTGTGGCGCGCGGCAAACCGCTGGAAGCGCCGGTTGTCTTCCAGGGCGGAGTGGCCGCCAACCCGGCCATCGTGCAGGAGTTCCGCCGGCAGACCGGCCTGGATGTGGAAGTCTCCCCGCATTACGGCGTGACCGGCGCCCTGGGCGTGGCCCTGCTGGCCCGCCGCGCCGGCCCGGGAAAATCCTTCACAGGCTTCGAGATACTGGAGCGCGAGTATCGCATCGACACCTTTGTCTGCGGCTCCTGCGAAGAGGCGTGCACCGTGCTGACCCTGCATAGCGAGGGCAAGACGCCCACCCACTGGAACGACCGCTGCGGCAAGTACTCCGGGAAGACGCCGGCTGGAGATGCGCGTTGA
- a CDS encoding acyl-CoA dehydratase activase-related protein: MKIGVPHELTAFEWVRQCMACLQSAMPGLEWVSHPERSAAHAPSLSEGDACHPYKKTIRTALALAPDVDALFIPRLVALDGHLMCPNFRALPDLVRLNLDHALGAKRPKIIDTVVEIATHEDTRAALERIAVGIGIEFDQEKLGNASAQHASHPSPQQVHRISHIPEERGRIALIGHPYILADPALNLDVPRRLRDHGYEPVTAEHIPFAELDRLASSRDYYAKTLYWRGARECLGAFLHFMKDPRIDGVIYLISFNCGVDALMRVELASLHKTLQKSSGRRLPFMTLVGDENIQHEHVATRLEAFLDIVEAQS; encoded by the coding sequence ATGAAGATCGGCGTTCCGCACGAATTGACGGCCTTTGAATGGGTCCGCCAGTGCATGGCTTGTCTGCAGTCGGCAATGCCCGGGCTGGAATGGGTCAGTCACCCGGAACGCTCCGCCGCGCATGCCCCGTCCCTCAGTGAGGGTGACGCCTGCCATCCGTACAAGAAGACCATTCGCACAGCCCTGGCCCTTGCCCCGGATGTGGACGCGCTCTTCATCCCCAGGCTCGTGGCCCTGGACGGCCACCTCATGTGCCCGAACTTCCGCGCGTTGCCGGATCTTGTGCGGCTCAATCTGGACCACGCCTTGGGTGCGAAACGGCCAAAAATCATCGATACGGTCGTGGAAATCGCCACCCACGAGGACACCCGCGCCGCGCTGGAACGAATCGCAGTGGGAATCGGCATCGAGTTCGACCAGGAAAAGCTGGGCAACGCATCGGCCCAGCACGCCTCGCATCCCTCGCCGCAACAGGTGCATCGCATCAGCCACATACCGGAGGAGCGCGGTCGCATCGCACTCATCGGCCATCCATACATCCTGGCCGACCCGGCCCTGAACCTGGATGTCCCCCGTCGCCTGCGCGACCATGGCTACGAGCCGGTCACGGCCGAGCATATCCCATTTGCCGAACTGGACCGCCTGGCAAGCTCGCGCGACTACTACGCCAAAACGCTGTACTGGCGCGGCGCACGAGAATGCCTGGGCGCGTTCCTGCACTTCATGAAAGACCCGCGCATCGACGGCGTCATCTACCTCATATCATTCAATTGCGGCGTGGACGCCCTGATGCGCGTGGAGCTCGCCAGCCTGCACAAGACGTTGCAGAAATCGTCAGGCCGGCGGCTGCCGTTCATGACCCTGGTGGGCGATGAGAACATCCAGCACGAGCATGTGGCCACGCGGCTGGAAGCATTCCTGGACATAGTGGAAGCGCAATCATGA